One genomic region from Lolium rigidum isolate FL_2022 unplaced genomic scaffold, APGP_CSIRO_Lrig_0.1 contig_26997_1, whole genome shotgun sequence encodes:
- the LOC124680728 gene encoding eukaryotic translation initiation factor 4E-1-like: MPEVPREQLRERAACGDGVQRDRGAVAVPGMKRTAAASVLIPAAAGVAEVADTFPATTDAEMEEAEIADNDDSAGAAHGQVSGQTLEHGWAFWLVSPQVEAGGKVASERTVHTFSTVDEFWSLYNNILHPSKLGVGADLYCLKNKIEPKLEDPICANGGKWAISCGKGKSDKFWVHTLLPLIGGRFEYGDEICGAVLSVRGTQDMIAVWTKYSANEPAQVYSIKKERREYL; encoded by the exons ATGCCGGAGGTGCCGAGGGAACAACTCCGAGAGAGGGCGGCGTGCGGCGACGGCGTTCAACGTGATAGAGGTGCGGTGGCGGTGCCCGGCATGAAGAGA ACGGCGGCTGCGAGTGTTctcatccccgccgccgccggcgttgccGAGGTCGCCGACACGTTCCCCGCGACCACCGACGCGGAGATGGAGGAGGCAGAGATCGCCGACAACGATGACTCCGCCGGCGCCGCGCACGGGCAGGTTAGCGGCCAAACGCTCGAGCACGGCTGGGCCTTCTGGCTCGTCAGCCCGCAGGTGGAGGCCGGCGGGAAGGTCGCCTCGGAGAGGACCGTCCACACCTTCTCCACCGTCGACGAATTCTGGAG CCTTTACAACAATATACTTCACCCTAGCAAATTGGGCGTGGGAGCTGACCTCTACTGCCTCAAGAATAAGATTGAGCCGAAATTGGAAGACCCCATTTGTGCTAATGGGGGTAAATGGGCCATCAGTTGTGGCAAAGGGAAATCTGACAAATTCTGGGTGCATACA TTGCTGCCATTGATTGGTGGACGATTCGAATATGGCGATGAAATTTGTGGAGCAGTCCTCAGCGTGCGTGGGACACAGGACATGATAGCTGTATGGACTAAATATTCTGCTAATGAACCTGCTCAGGTATAT tcaattaaaaaagaacggagggagtatttgtaa